A window of the Odocoileus virginianus isolate 20LAN1187 ecotype Illinois chromosome 20, Ovbor_1.2, whole genome shotgun sequence genome harbors these coding sequences:
- the MRPS12 gene encoding small ribosomal subunit protein uS12m — protein sequence MSWSGLLRGLSTSLNYGLALVPRPWTTRPMATLNQLHRRGPPKFPPPKPGPTEGRPQLKGVVLRTFIRKPKKPNSANRKCCRVRLSTGREAVCFIPGEGHSLQEHHVVLVQGGRTQDLPGVKLKVVRGKYDCGHVQKKK from the exons ATGTCTTGGTCTGGCCTTCTCCGTGGCCTTAGCACGTCCCTAAATTATG GCCTAGCTCTGGTCCCCCGGCCTTGGACCACGCGTCCCATGGCCACCCTGAACCAGCTACACCGTCGGGGCCCCCCGAAGTTTCCGCCTCCGAAACCAGGCCCGACGGAGGGCCGGCCACAGCTGAAGGGCGTGGTCCTGCGCACCTTTATCCGCAAGCCCAAGAAGCCCAACTCAGCCAACCGCAAGTGTTGCCGCGTGAGGCTCAGCACCGGCCGGGAGGCCGTCTGCTTCATCCCTGGAGAGGGCCACAGCCTGCAGGAGCACCACGTGGTCCTCGTACAGGGCGGCCGCACGCAGGACCTGCCGGGTGTCAAGCTCAAGGTCGTGCGCGGGAAGTACGACTGTGGCCACGTGCAGAAGAAGAAGTAA